TTTGCCTCTTGGATTTTGATATTGCAACCTATTCATTTCAGCACTTAAATGGCAGCTCTAAGTATTATTTTCTCGCACCTGTTCCTGTTGATGTTAAACTGTTTCCTGGGTGCTGCATCAGTTAGGACCATGAAAGGGGGCTCTGGGAGCGCAAAGGACAGTAGCTTCCTCCAGTCCTCGACGGTCCCGTTCTCAGAAGACCTGGATCAGGACATGGTCTCCCAGCACATGTCCAAACTGTACGAGAAATACAACAGGGAAAACCGCCTCAGAGAGGGAAACACTGTCAGGAGTTTCAGAGCCAGCCAAGGTGTGTGAACACATTGATTAACCTGCCATCGATAGTTATCGCCTCCTCCAAAATGCAGCAATTTAGATttcattatgaaaaacaaagagaaaaaaatagccTTGTGATCCATTAGTGCACCAGTAATCCGACgcgaaaagcaaaaaataaatatcagatgTGGTTAGAAAGCTCGCCTGATCCTCCCTATGGATGGTTATTAAAAGTGCAAGCGCTCAGTGGGGCTGCAAGGCTCGGCCAGACGCTCTAAATAGGTAGGATTGTTTTGGAACAGTCTGAGAATGCATCTAAATGATTTTGGGACGCTGTGGGCACACTGTGTTTGTGGCAGCAGCTGTGCCCCTTCTGCTCGGAGTCTGATCAATTACCGCAGACAGACGCGCAATATGCGCAAGAATGCATGCGAGTCCCTGCGAGCAATGCCCAGCTTCAATACAGTAAAACCTCAGTTACGCGCTGCAAAGGGTCATTGTCGTGGCTGCTATGTTCCTGTTGTGGCTACAGGACATGTGTGACTCCACGTCCTGGAGTCAAGGGGGCTTAAAGCACAGTCGTTCCTCTCTGTCTGATGCTGTTTTTATAAACACAACTCATAGACATTTATATCCCACATAGTTCTCAGATGGCATATCATAACACGTGTGTATTTTTACTGCAGAGGCTGAGTGTAATCCAAGGAGAGATGTAAGAGAGTTTTCACAACAATCTGTTAAAACAGTTGATTATGTCTTGGTGTCTGGGCAGACAGTGCTGGCTGTATTAGGCTTAAGGGGAAGCTTTAAGAGAAACTGAGGTAAGCATTTCCATATGCAGGCTGAATCCGAGGTAATGTATATCTCTTGAGTCAGTCCATACTTCCGCTGAACTCTTATACAATGAACAATAACTCTGCTGTTGAAGTTAATGTTCATCATGAATATGTAGCTCTCTGCTCACCCCCCTCAACCCCTGCCAGCCTGATCCCCAGAGTCTGGTTCCTCTTAAGGGCACCTTCTGCAATCCTACCAAGGCGTGCAGCCGCGAACAGGCCACACAGCTCAGTCATGTAATGATGTATGTTTAAAAGTGCTAGAATAAGATTTTGACCACAGCAGGAGTGCTTTTGGTACAATTTGAtcacttttttttccaaatccCTTTCCTTTATATATAGGACTTTATTTTCCAATTGTTCTTTCCTTACTTACTGATAAATAATAGTGAAAGTACAAAATTGTAGATTGAAATAAGGTTAAATTTCTGGTTACCAGTGCCTACATTGGTAATCACTTCCATCATCTAATGCCAAATGCCAAACATATCGGCCCATCAGTATGGACCTttcaaaaaacaaccaaagaaCAATGTAACAAATTTTGTCTTATTTATCCTTTTCAAAACAAGAACATAGATGCAGCTGTGAGCTACAAAACTGCGCAGTACTTTCAGTGTGGATTCATCTTTTATGTCAATGATAAGTGTCAAATCTTTTAGAATAAATTTTGGTTTTACAAACATTCtgtggattaaaaaaaaggtttcattGTCAGGTTGTtcacctgactgactgacactgaTTGGTCGATTGATTGATTGTCTTTGTAGATTCTTCTGACGACAGGACAGTGTATCGGCTAAACCTTACAACCCTCCAGGACTCAGAGGTCATCCTCTCAGCCACATTCCACTTCCTGCTCGATCGGCGCCCTCATCAAAAACCCTGGTTCTGTAAACGCTTCAAAAGCCCATCCTGTCGTTCCTCAGCCATCCACCCTTCTCCGTCCATCAGCCTGCTCCTTCGCTCTGTCTCCTctgggtcagaggtcagatcTGGGTCAGTGGGGTCATTTCTAGGCAATGTGACCTTCCACCCCCACAGGAGAGGGGTGTGGCAGATGAAAGACGTGACCCAGGTCATAAAGGAGGCACGGGACAAGGGTCATCTCCTGGTGTCTGTGGAGTGTGACTTTGGACAGCAATACCAGAGGAAACCAGAGGAGGCACTGTCTGCTGGCAGCCTGCCCTACCTGTTACTGCATGCTGATGACCAAGCCTTGACAGAGCCCAACAGCGTGGCTGCAAGCCTTCAAAGATATGACCCGTTCAGCGAGGGAGGAGAGTCCTCACATTCCTCCCAGGCCTCTCAGTTCCAACACAGACCTTACTCCTCACTAGAGTCGAAAAGACGCGTGAGAAGAGAAGCAACTCTGCTCTCTGATCCCATTCAGAACAATGAGCTGCCCGAGGTCGACTACAGGCCTGATGGATACAAAAAGGATGACCTTTGGGAGAGCACTTGGTACCTGGCACTCAAACCTAAGCCTAAAtcaggaaagaaggaaaagaagagaaagagccaggaggaagaaggagatgAGCAAAGTAGAGAAGCACATGATAAAGAAGAACCTCTTGTTCTCAAAGAAGGCGAAAGAACATCACAGGGGCTCAAACCTGATGACTCAGCTGTGAAAAAACTCAAAGACAGTCGCATGCTGACGAATAGTGACGGACAAAAGCATGAGTGGAAAAATGAGGGAAAGGATGGAAAAAAGCACAAGGGGGGCGCAAACTCTCAGTCACCTGTTCTGAGTTTTGATGAACAAACGATGCGTATAGCCAGGAGGAGGCAGTGGGGCAACACCCAGCACAGAGGCTGCTCCAGGAGGAACCTCAGAGTGGATTTTGCAGACATTGGCTGGAGCGAGTGGGTCATAGCACCCAAGGCATTTGATGCCTACTACTGCACTGGCACATGCGGATTTCCCATGCCCAAGGTAGGAGCACAAACATCTAAGTCACTCTTCATCATCTCATGTGGTTCCAAAATAGCATTACCAAGTTATATTGAGTAACTatagtgtgtttttattgatctTCTCCTTTACATGcctctcctccactctctcccAACGCTCCCAGGTGGCGAAGCCGTCTAACCACGCCACCATCCAGAGCATAGTCCGAGCCGTTGGGATCATCCCTGGAGTTCCTGAGCCCTGCTGTGTCCCAGAAAAGATGAGTCCTCTGGCTGTGCTCTACCAGGATGAATCTAGTAACCCAGTACTCAAAGTTTACCCCAATATGTCCGTCCAGTCCTGCTCCTGCAGATAGGGAGGGGTGGCCAATGGGGGCAGAGGCAGAGGACAAAACAGGGTGGATGTGGAGAGACATAGAAAAAAGGACTAATGGAGACAGAGCCATACCTCTGTTTGTTAAGTGGTTTCTTGATACTGAGAAACAAAGTCACTTTTCCTTGAGGAACATAGGCTGTAGAGAAATCACTTGCATCTCTTCTGTCCTGCGGCAGCAGATTTGAAGAGACGCATTGTCTGGCGTCTGCCTTAGCAAGAGGAACAGAGTCACACATGTAAAGTCAGGGCTCCACATGTCCAAGAAGCCCAGTTGTTTTGATTCTGTGTTTGAGATAATATTGAGGATTTCATGGAATTTAAGGGATGTTTTCATTTATCTCAGAATGTACTTGCTTTTCGAACAGCTCACAATgagtttgtgttcatgttttctttGGACACAAAGGCTATAAATAAAAGACTTTATCAATGTGTCATCGGGCAGCTTACACAGTCCTATACAGATGACAGAAATTATGAAacatatttctacatttttgcATACTGTGTACAGCTGTTCTTACTTTTAAGTTAATCACACGTCACATTGTACATACATGCAACGCTAATTTCTTTGCAAGACAGGGAGGTTATTGTACATTCTTGCTCTGTATATCTTAAAAAGGAAATATCCAATGGATTGTAGAGAGCATCTGGAATTCATTTACACCCAGCTAACCCCCTCATAACTCTTCAAGAATGTTATAATGAAAcgaaatatttttctattttgaatGTGAAACTTTGTAAAAACTAATTTGTAATGGCTACTAGGTATTACTATATTTTAGTTGAGATGGTGTTTTGTGTATTGTTTAAATTATGAAAAGGTAGCCTTCTataaattagaataaaaaagtaatttaatccAATGCTTTTGCTGGAATGTTATTGTTTCATACAGTTTGTGTTATTCTTGGTCATTTCTACACATAATGTTTGATTCTCGGGGGGAccttttttgtcaaaacaagCCTAAAAGGGTACCACTGTTCTAAAATAGATTAGAACAAAAGCAGGAAGGTTCCACTCAAAGATAGCCAACATTCCCCTAAAGCCCCTTGAACCCATTATTACACCACTCCAAAGGCTCAGACGTCTGTTTCCAGCAAATAATGTGACTGATGCAGTTGCCGTGGGTTAATGGTTGATGGAGGAAGCAGGCACGCACCTATTAGGACGTCAGACACTTGAACTTCAAAACATGGTGCACTTCCCCTTTTCTACCCCCCATTCAAAAGCAGAACATTTCTAAGTGCAGGATATGCTCCTCAATAGCCTTTTTTCGACGATCTCAACACAGACCCATGTGGTGCCTAAACAGTGTGCCAAACTGACAGTGAAATGACAGAGGGAACCTTTTGATTATCAACCCATCACTCTGtagttgttttgatttgagCCTGAAAAAGTTGGCACAGAGCACCACATGTGTTTGCAACAACAGAATGCTCTGAcgtttctgtcattttgtctCAAAGACAGGGATATTTAATAACCATTTGGTGGGAAAGGAACAAAAGATTGAGCCCTCATACTAATTATTGCAGTTGAGAATAATGCTGTAAGTCTTTTTGCTTGTAATCGTGCACGGATCGCTAAAAAAAAGGAACAGTCAGTCACTTGTTATCCACTGTGCCGCCTCTCCTGTTTGCATTGCTTTGTCCATTAGATATACAGACTACAAAAAAGATTCACCCTCTTTGGAAgttgtcatgttttattgtcttaCAGCACTGAATCAAAGGGGATTTAACGTGGCTTTTgacactgatcaacagaaaaagtccttttaatgtcaaaatgaaaacagatctcTACAAATATGATACTTCAAGATACAGGTGTATTTATACTGCAATCAACTAAAACCCCTTGACTACACACGGGTGATCTCCATTTAACTCATGTGatgattttgctgttttttattaaagggggtgaatacttttgcaagaatgtattttgtattttatatttgtaatacattttgatcaCTTTGTAGAGATCACTTTGTTCAGTTTGACATAAAACGGcctttttctgttgatcagtgtcAGAAAACCACATTAAATCCCCTTTGATTCAACATTGTAAGACAATAAACCATGAATACTTCCAAGGAGGGTGAATACTTACTTCCTACTATTAAACCAGTAAGTATAATATGAAGAAGGAAATCTTATCATTTTAGCTTGGTAATAAGAGTTGTGATAAACCCtattttaccattttgttttgcaaaatgAAGAGTGTCTAAAAAACACTGGGTCCTGCTGCGGAGTATTCACTCACAAAGTGTGCTGCTCTGAGATGTGATGATGAGTTGATGAACACTTTCACAACCCCGAAGAGATTATCTTTAATCCATATTTGAGTatgagggagagaggcagatgaggggagagagaaatgtcTGAAATACCAAATGCATGATtcagttttctccattttgaaCAAGTGGAAATGTTCAGCAACAACAAACCTTTTTACGAATGCACCCTTTATGGGGTCTAACATCCATTAAAATTATGATGATGACTGTAATTAGGGTTATTATGAATCATGTTTACATTAATAGATGTTTTAGCTTCAAAGTAGGGTGGCCCAATTGTAATGAGCACATCCAGGTTCATTTTTTCCAAATTTCCTAACAGATCCCTTTTACAGTCCGGACACACAGTCTGCTATTACAAAGTGAACCCCATGTCAACCGCAGTCACAGGCACAGGAGAGTACTTACAATGGTCAATTCCAGCTGAGAAAATCACAGTAGTCTAGGCTCGTGTTCAGAGCCCAGTATGCCTAAAAGCCAAAACCCAATGAGGCAAGCGGGGAACCAAgaacaatatttgtttttccacatgATGACTGTTCAATTAAAGGAGAGCAATACAGCCATTATTAGACAACAGAGGATTTTCTGTGTCCAGGCTGAATTGGCTCTTTCCTCACATGGTTACTGAGCTCAGAGAACTAATAGTTCTGTTCATTATGACATAGCTTTAATAGAGTGACACTGTACCTCTTAATCACCCATTTAATCATGTTGGCCACtgggtattttatttaaaaatcttattttttcctttagaaagtgaaaaataaaatttatatatatataaataaaacttttagaACTTTTATTCAGCCAAGAAGTCCATTTTAGTctggaaacaaaaaatatttgggCTACCTAAAGATAAATTAGGGTTTCAAACTCAGTGAAAGATTATGAACATGTTGCAGTGTATTAGTGCCAAAAAAGTTTTGGGTGTTTTGTGTGCAGTTTTCATGTCCTGTGTAGGTTTCAGTCCCAGTAGTAAAACATATGAGTAATGATGTCCAACTGATCATCATCACAAGCAAAACATCCATAAAAGAAATCTGACATATTTCCAGAAAAGTATTAATGAACTCCCTGAAGGAACCCTCTGATAGTCTAATCAGTTTGTGGTGCGAAGAGACTTGGAGGAGAATCTCTGTTACTCAAATAAAAGATAGATAACAGCAGTGTGGGCGGGTTTACATCCCTGATTACATTACAGAGTGACTGAACAGGGTCGAGGCTTGACTTTCCCATGAACTTCGTGCCTTCTTCCCGCCTCATTTACCTGCAACAGAGAAGGCTATTTATGTCCATCTGTCCGCAGCCTGATCTAAATGGGACGTACTATTGGTGGAGAaacataaaatcacaaattcaAAGCAGTAGGGTTATGTGGACTCCATCCATGTCTGATGAATGATAACcattaaactttttaaactCATTTTTGAGTGGCAGGCTGAAAATCAGCCTCTCATTGTGTCAACTTATCTTTTTCAAATTGCATGCTGACATGTTGGGTGAAACATCTCAAATGGCTTACAGATATTGTATTGATGCATAttttaaacaacaacatttctgTCTTGTATTGTCAAGTAGTGCATGAAAGCAGAGTGAGAACAAAAAGATTCCCATTAGTTCATGCACTATTCTTTCTTTCTAGAAATGACACAATCCTCAGTCAGGACAGTCTAATCACAAAGCAAATATATTTGATAGATATTCTTTATATTGAATAATctacagaggggaaaaaagagaaaagttggTCTCAGTCGCCGCCTATTGGAACAGACAAAAACTGACACCATTTCTGAGTTGAACCAACATGGTGGTGGAAGAAAATACTCGACACgtctgtttcattttcatagttTTAGATTGCAAAACGAATTTGCAAACACACTCAATCCATGTCTCTTGTACAAATCAGAGCAGAGAAAAGCGGACAAATAAGACGACTGCGTCGAGATATTTATGACAATCATGAGCTGTCCTCGAGATCTCTCCGTCTTTCTTCCCTCCTGAGTTCTATAAGGCACAAAATAATCATCAACCTAACATAAGGGCTAAAGGACAGACAACAAACTGCAGTGAGATCAGCTTACACGTACCTCTATCGTCATCTAGTGGACAGGCTGTGATGGCCACGTGTGTCCGTGTTGCTATTTTCTTTACAGCTACCTACATTCACTGTTATACACCAAAGCTCGCCCGAAATCTGGAGTCTAAATCTGTTAAATACGAGCATCATTTAGGAAATAAATAACGTTTTTTGTTGTCCCCTCTTGTCTCAGTTGTGAGAAGTCATGTGTCTGGACAGGTGGTGCCGCTCTCGGAAGTATTCGTGGCAGATCGGGCAGGTGagtttctcctccctcctcctcctcacctgggACTCAGCCGCGAACTCCTTCTTGTGATGAGAGCGCATGTGGAAAACGAGGTCGGAGGTCATGCGGAAGGACAGGTTGCATTTGGCACACCAGTTCTGCACAGATACGCCAAATGAGGTGAAAGTCGGCGGAAGGACCGTGAGAGAAGATGTTGTCTGCAGCTGAACGCCAATGTTCCGGGACCATTGCTCCGGTGCGTAATGGAAAGCACTGTTTATTGCAACCGGGGAGGGTACAGTCTGTAAGTCACCGCTCAGGATGTTGGATGCCATCAGATTGTTGTATCCCATAACAGTCCTGGAGGTAAAGGCATCACTCATCTCTGGAGCGCTGCTGAGATGCGCCTGGGGGTCAATAGGAGATGTTCTTTTACTCGGTTTACAGAAAGCGCTTTTCTGCTCGCCCCGATTGTTGGAGAGGACCAGAGAAAATGCACTGCTGCTGCATGAGTGCACATCAGAGCTCTCACCTGTCTCCGACCGTGCGTCCATCTCTCTGCCGTGCGTAAAAGTCCCTTTGGCTTCCCCCGCTTCAGCAAAAGCATCATTCTTACATCCTAAATGATTCGGTTTGATCTTATCAGCTTTCAGTTTCTCCGCTGAGGAAGATGCATCTCCTGCTGCCTGGTCGTAGCCCTTACTCAGCTGTGTAATATTGTCATCATTTGAAATGTTCGTTTTTTCTAACAGAACCGTTTTCCGCCCTTTGGGATAAAGAGTTTCCTCGTATTTCCTTCTCTTGGGGGAAATCTCTGCTTCCTCGTTGCTGCCAGATTTTTTGTGTTCCAAATCTCTGGCGATGTTGTGGAAATCTGTCACTCGATGTTGCCTCTTAATTTCCACGTGCTTGTGTTCGTAAAACTCGCGGCTCCAGGTGTCACTCTTTACTTGAGTACACAGGAATCGGCAGTGAGCGAGGAAAGGATTCTCATTCCTGAAGACCTGGTAACATCTTCCACATTTGAACtctgaaagagacaaaaaacacgATATGACTATGTAGAGATACGTCCAAATACAacatataaatatgtattttggagTGAAATacactttaatttaaatgtgCATCCTCACAGAAGTCCAAACATATTGGTACATTCTGCAATAAAATACTCAGACGCTCTGAtgcttttttaattaaaaggtgCTCATGATACTGAAGAGGGGCTTTATAATTAAAGCCCATGTTTGGCAAGGCACAGAAGCCCTGCCAGTATCCTGACCTTGCACTCGCATTACAGAGCTCCGCCTCACCTTCACTCGATCCTCTGGTCATGTCTGTGAAGCCCAGTAGGTGAGACAGCTCCTGGTCGTACCACACCAGCAGTTCTTCCTCCTGCCGGATGTCCCGGATAGTCCGCACATACAGCTGACCCGCTTTCAGGAAGGCCTCTGTGTTCTGCTCCTCTCCATTGCGCGCAGCCTGCATGAGCCGCAGCCAGGACAGCACCAGCGCAGAATTACGCATGGCCTCGGGGTCTACCTGTTGACAGGAATCATTGACATTTTACTCGAGCTCCcaaattatcacattttaatatttatcttTACAAGCTTGGTATTcctaaaaataatcaaaagattCCATTGTTAATCTGGCAAAATTTCGTCAGAGGGCACTTTTAACcgtttaaattatttaatccatgtttttaaatgttagtcCTTTTGATATAATACCCAAGCCAGCAGCTtcatgacaaacacaaaatgcagatgGACAGCATAAACATATagtcacataaaataaataataaggtAGGCTACATCAAATGTGTAAAttcagtcaaaaataaaatatcgaACAAACAAATATAGTGTCCAAAACACAGTGGTCATGAAATGACCGGGCTTGTGGCTCACACCGAGTTATATAATAACTAACTAAAGCAAAGCTGTTTAGAGATGCTATAAGAGACCATCTCTTTGAAGTTAAAATGTTCATGCTGCATGACAGCTGACCAAAAAATTGTACAACTCACCCTGAACACATAGGATTTAGCTCTTTTGTCGCACGATTTCTGCGCTATGAAGGCGATAGTGtcgtagaaagtgttttggagCACACATGGACCAAAGCACGTGCCTGCAGGGATGCTGCGCGTAACGACCACACTGGTGTAGAGATCCGCTGGATGCTGGAGGAATTTACTGTCACTGGTCCAGATGGACCGAGGCAGGAAAGTGTGATCCATCGttaaactgtaataaaaaacaacGGTTGTTATTAGTTAAAAAAGGGCAGATAAACAATATAGGTTTTAAATGGTTTagagttattattatttcaagaTGAAGGTAAAATCACGAGGCCTTAATCTTTAATAGAATTAGACTAAAATCACGAGTACTGTAACAACTAATACTCATGTTTAATTATCTGTTTTAGTCAAAATATAGAGCGAACCTAGCCGatatcaaataaaatatgttttagtgGTGTGACATGTCGTTAGACGATTTGGATTCAGATGCTCTAAACTCACGCTGAATTGTCTTGCATGCAataatggggggaaaaaataagcgcaacagtatttatttatttattttgctaaaATTACTCGTCCCAACCGTGAAGCAGGCACAGCCGGTGTCGAGGCAAAATGATTTCTAACGTCCTTTGTCTCAGTTTTTCTGTCGGTTTCTCCTTTTGTCTCCCCATCTGCCGTGGAGCCCAACTGCCTCCTCTGTGCGCAGGATAAGTTCTGTATGTTTTTCCTAATTTATGAACAATATTAATGCGATAGATAAAAATATTACGTGACTATTGATTTTTCCCTCTCTGGTCAATAAAAAGTATCGGATCTTTAGGGTtttgtccttttaaaaatattgacagTTGACCGCGAAGCATCATAACAGAATGATCTGGTGCCAATCTGAAAATGCCagtaaaaataatgacatttgagAGAAAAATCGTGCGTCACTGTGAAGAAAACAGAGAAGTGCATTAATATTGTTGCATGTGGACTCACCCGCCGGACATTGAGGAGGATGTTTGTGCCGTGTGGCAGCAAGTTGCAGCAGGTGTAGTGGACCTCTGTAACGATGCCCTCTCGTTTCTTGGTGATGAGTTACTTATCCGACTGAATCTTCCTCCGTACTGTcgcccctctcctctcccactcCCACTTATCCCCTTCAGAGAGCGCACTGAAGCGTGGCGCATTGATGTAAACACGTgcgcgcacgcgcacacacacgcgcgcgcgcacacaagCTTTGA
This region of Siniperca chuatsi isolate FFG_IHB_CAS linkage group LG11, ASM2008510v1, whole genome shotgun sequence genomic DNA includes:
- the gdf10a gene encoding growth/differentiation factor 10, whose amino-acid sequence is MAALSIIFSHLFLLMLNCFLGAASVRTMKGGSGSAKDSSFLQSSTVPFSEDLDQDMVSQHMSKLYEKYNRENRLREGNTVRSFRASQDSSDDRTVYRLNLTTLQDSEVILSATFHFLLDRRPHQKPWFCKRFKSPSCRSSAIHPSPSISLLLRSVSSGSEVRSGSVGSFLGNVTFHPHRRGVWQMKDVTQVIKEARDKGHLLVSVECDFGQQYQRKPEEALSAGSLPYLLLHADDQALTEPNSVAASLQRYDPFSEGGESSHSSQASQFQHRPYSSLESKRRVRREATLLSDPIQNNELPEVDYRPDGYKKDDLWESTWYLALKPKPKSGKKEKKRKSQEEEGDEQSREAHDKEEPLVLKEGERTSQGLKPDDSAVKKLKDSRMLTNSDGQKHEWKNEGKDGKKHKGGANSQSPVLSFDEQTMRIARRRQWGNTQHRGCSRRNLRVDFADIGWSEWVIAPKAFDAYYCTGTCGFPMPKVAKPSNHATIQSIVRAVGIIPGVPEPCCVPEKMSPLAVLYQDESSNPVLKVYPNMSVQSCSCR
- the prdm8 gene encoding PR domain zinc finger protein 8, encoding MRHASVRSLKGISGSGRGEGRQYGGRFSRISNSSPRNERASLQRSTTPAATCCHTAQTSSSMSGGLTMDHTFLPRSIWTSDSKFLQHPADLYTSVVVTRSIPAGTCFGPCVLQNTFYDTIAFIAQKSCDKRAKSYVFRVDPEAMRNSALVLSWLRLMQAARNGEEQNTEAFLKAGQLYVRTIRDIRQEEELLVWYDQELSHLLGFTDMTRGSSEEFKCGRCYQVFRNENPFLAHCRFLCTQVKSDTWSREFYEHKHVEIKRQHRVTDFHNIARDLEHKKSGSNEEAEISPKRRKYEETLYPKGRKTVLLEKTNISNDDNITQLSKGYDQAAGDASSSAEKLKADKIKPNHLGCKNDAFAEAGEAKGTFTHGREMDARSETGESSDVHSCSSSAFSLVLSNNRGEQKSAFCKPSKRTSPIDPQAHLSSAPEMSDAFTSRTVMGYNNLMASNILSGDLQTVPSPVAINSAFHYAPEQWSRNIGVQLQTTSSLTVLPPTFTSFGVSVQNWCAKCNLSFRMTSDLVFHMRSHHKKEFAAESQVRRRREEKLTCPICHEYFRERHHLSRHMTSHN